The Pyxidicoccus trucidator genome includes a window with the following:
- a CDS encoding response regulator produces MEAFKLLVVDDEPQVAHALRRLFRREGFEVQVAFSGSEALEQLKEFSPDIILTDFRMPGMTGSELLQRVKRSHPLALRLIISGYADFKSVVASVNEGEICRFISKPWDDAELVSYLRSLLRQRETMAQLYAPFRTARPGVSAEVGMSDASMVLKVQMAEPAFPAEQALSIIERFAGVLAEDSMKVVGGLLERYGGRLSFVAEVGGPQRLRLELPVRAEELTPSERPGVGNA; encoded by the coding sequence ATGGAAGCATTCAAGCTACTGGTGGTGGACGACGAACCGCAGGTGGCGCATGCGCTGCGCCGGTTGTTTCGCAGAGAAGGCTTCGAGGTCCAGGTGGCCTTCAGCGGCAGCGAAGCCCTGGAGCAGCTCAAGGAGTTCAGTCCGGACATCATCCTGACGGACTTCCGGATGCCGGGGATGACCGGCAGCGAGTTGCTCCAGCGCGTCAAGCGCAGTCACCCGCTGGCGCTGCGCCTCATCATCTCCGGCTACGCGGACTTCAAGTCGGTGGTGGCCTCGGTGAATGAGGGGGAGATCTGCCGCTTCATCAGCAAGCCGTGGGACGACGCGGAGCTGGTGTCGTATCTCCGGTCCCTGCTGCGACAGCGTGAGACGATGGCGCAGTTGTATGCCCCCTTCCGCACGGCCCGGCCGGGCGTGAGCGCGGAGGTGGGCATGTCCGACGCGTCCATGGTGCTGAAGGTGCAGATGGCGGAGCCCGCCTTCCCGGCGGAACAGGCCCTCTCCATCATCGAGCGCTTCGCTGGTGTGCTGGCGGAGGACAGCATGAAGGTGGTGGGCGGTCTGCTGGAGCGCTACGGCGGGCGGCTGTCCTTCGTCGCCGAGGTGGGTGGCCCCCAGCGGTTGCGCCTGGAGCTGCCAGTACGCGCGGAAGAGCTGACCCCCTCCGAGCGCCCCGGAGTTGGCAACGCATGA
- a CDS encoding sensor histidine kinase, translated as MKRRQSLTPADPEADAAWVNTRLKNVTLLACILIHLLLVYSIWGQWERIALVTAVFAVVTGTNQVLASRFFSQHTRTAESLRFVMNMVANIIYGLASDWALPMWLYLPLNALWVDRFVDPGARPRLGWMLALVGGVALADGCPPLVPACFVLLSLLVYFISEGRVFLTHQALRSLAQQHEKLAQAHRQLDLAHQRAREQERLSSLGMLAAGVAHEINNPMSYVKSNVNSLLLDLRACKALPEELREYVDDVLPATLDGIRRVTAIVSDLRRFARGDPEAVVEYDLNQEVAVALRIARGQLGPQCEVILELTELPHLLGHPGQVAQVVVNLLMNAAQAMPGGGRIRVSTRMENEEAVLEVHDTGVGMTPEVRAKLFEPFFTTKPTGEGTGMGLAVVHGIVTAHRGRIRVDSAPQQGSTFTIHLPRIPPLELGLSDERLRG; from the coding sequence ATGAAACGGCGTCAGTCTCTGACGCCCGCGGACCCGGAGGCCGACGCAGCGTGGGTGAACACCCGCCTCAAGAATGTCACGCTGCTCGCCTGCATCCTCATCCACCTGCTGCTCGTCTACAGCATCTGGGGGCAGTGGGAGCGCATCGCCCTGGTGACGGCGGTGTTCGCGGTGGTGACGGGCACCAACCAGGTGCTCGCGAGCCGCTTCTTCTCCCAGCACACGCGGACCGCGGAGTCGTTGCGGTTCGTCATGAACATGGTGGCCAACATCATCTACGGCCTGGCGAGCGACTGGGCCCTGCCCATGTGGCTGTACCTGCCCCTCAACGCCCTGTGGGTGGACCGCTTCGTGGACCCGGGTGCCCGCCCGCGCCTGGGGTGGATGCTGGCCCTGGTGGGAGGCGTGGCCCTGGCGGACGGGTGCCCTCCCCTCGTGCCCGCGTGCTTCGTGCTGCTCTCGCTGCTCGTCTATTTCATCTCCGAGGGCCGCGTCTTCCTCACCCACCAGGCGCTGCGCAGCCTGGCGCAGCAGCACGAAAAACTGGCACAGGCCCACAGGCAGCTCGACCTGGCCCACCAGCGGGCCCGCGAGCAGGAGCGGCTCTCCAGCCTGGGCATGCTCGCAGCCGGCGTGGCGCACGAAATCAACAACCCGATGAGCTACGTGAAGAGCAACGTCAACTCGCTCCTGCTGGACCTCCGGGCGTGCAAGGCGCTGCCCGAGGAGCTTCGCGAGTACGTGGATGACGTGCTGCCCGCCACGCTGGATGGCATCCGTCGGGTGACGGCCATCGTCTCGGACCTGCGCCGCTTCGCGCGCGGGGACCCGGAGGCGGTGGTGGAGTACGACCTCAACCAGGAAGTGGCCGTCGCGCTGCGCATCGCCCGCGGACAGTTGGGGCCCCAGTGCGAGGTGATTCTGGAGTTGACGGAACTGCCGCACCTGCTCGGCCATCCGGGACAGGTCGCCCAGGTGGTCGTCAATCTCCTGATGAACGCGGCCCAGGCCATGCCGGGCGGCGGGCGCATCCGCGTGTCCACGCGGATGGAGAACGAGGAGGCCGTGCTGGAAGTGCATGACACCGGCGTGGGCATGACGCCCGAGGTGCGTGCGAAGCTGTTCGAGCCCTTCTTCACCACCAAGCCCACGGGAGAGGGCACCGGCATGGGCCTGGCCGTGGTGCATGGCATCGTCACCGCGCACCGCGGACGCATCCGGGTGGACAGCGCGCCCCAGCAGGGAAGCACCTTCACCATCCACCTGCCGCGCATTCCGCCGCTGGAGCTGGGACTCTCCGACGAGCGCCTGCGCGGCTAA
- a CDS encoding cytochrome P450, with protein MSTPPPAFSSRFEPRYVEDPYPLYARLRQEAPVQFSEELHLWVVSRYEDVKTVLLNPGDFLSANAFRNPVPPAPEVLEALAEGYPQVPALVDDDPPNHTRMRVIVTKALAHHRVSAMEPRVRAIASELVDAFAREGRADLVEGLAFPLPARVIGAILGLPDSDLERLKAWTEDLVTLSAGNAPVPRQVECARGLVAIQKYLAGHISERRRAPKDDLISALIEARHEDTPPLSDVELISLLSMLHFAGHETTANLLGNLLVMLLREPERLEALRQDTRLIPSAIEEALRFDAPVQGMMRTTRSAVTLGGVALPEGARLLILYASANRDGAAFHAPDQADPRRPDVGRHLGFGLGIHYCIGAPLARMEVRIALELLLERLPGLRLAPGSPVLYLPNFLHRGPRRLLVEWDPA; from the coding sequence ATGTCGACGCCGCCGCCCGCCTTCTCCAGCCGCTTCGAGCCCCGGTACGTCGAGGACCCGTACCCGCTCTACGCGCGCCTCCGCCAGGAGGCGCCGGTCCAATTCAGCGAGGAGCTCCACCTGTGGGTGGTCTCCCGCTATGAGGACGTGAAGACGGTGCTGCTGAACCCGGGGGACTTCCTGTCCGCCAATGCCTTCCGCAACCCCGTGCCGCCCGCGCCCGAGGTACTGGAGGCGCTGGCGGAAGGCTACCCGCAGGTACCGGCGCTCGTGGACGACGACCCGCCCAACCACACGCGGATGCGCGTCATCGTCACCAAGGCCCTGGCACACCACCGCGTCTCCGCCATGGAGCCGAGGGTGCGCGCCATCGCCTCGGAGCTGGTGGACGCCTTCGCACGCGAGGGCCGGGCGGACCTCGTGGAGGGCCTGGCCTTCCCCCTGCCCGCGCGAGTCATTGGCGCCATTCTCGGGCTGCCCGACTCGGACCTGGAGCGGCTCAAGGCCTGGACGGAGGACCTCGTTACCCTCTCCGCCGGCAACGCGCCCGTTCCCCGGCAGGTGGAATGCGCGCGAGGACTCGTGGCCATCCAGAAGTACCTCGCGGGCCACATCTCGGAGCGACGGCGCGCACCGAAGGATGACCTCATCAGCGCGCTCATCGAGGCTCGCCATGAGGACACGCCCCCGCTGAGCGACGTGGAGCTCATCAGCCTGCTGTCCATGCTGCACTTCGCCGGACACGAGACGACGGCCAACCTGCTCGGCAACCTGCTGGTGATGCTCCTCCGGGAGCCAGAGCGACTGGAGGCGCTGAGACAGGACACGCGCCTCATCCCCTCCGCCATCGAAGAAGCTCTGCGCTTCGACGCCCCCGTGCAGGGCATGATGCGCACCACCCGGAGCGCGGTGACGCTCGGGGGAGTGGCGCTGCCCGAGGGTGCGCGGCTGCTCATCCTCTACGCCTCCGCCAACCGCGACGGCGCCGCCTTCCACGCACCGGACCAGGCCGACCCGCGCCGGCCGGACGTGGGCCGGCACCTGGGCTTCGGCCTGGGCATCCACTACTGCATCGGCGCTCCGCTGGCGCGGATGGAGGTGCGCATCGCCCTGGAGCTGCTGCTGGAGCGACTGCCCGGCCTGCGCCTGGCCCCGGGCAGCCCCGTCCTGTACCTGCCCAACTTCCTGCACCGTGGCCCCCGGCGGCTGCTCGTGGAGTGGGACCCGGCCTGA
- a CDS encoding DsbA family protein, translated as MKLVVSTAMAAGALLALAVPAFAGDKACDKGCPKAQVSAQNSPIAATPRADAPSLGAPDARVTVEVWSDFQCPFCAKGATIIDGLRAKYGERIRIVFRHQPLPMHSHARLAAIATMAAHEQGRFWEMHDVLFKNQRELDRESLEGYARELGLDLVRFRKALDGATWANYVDAEVVEAQRRGIAGTPSFFINGQAVMGARPMEDFTQLIDAELER; from the coding sequence ATGAAGCTCGTGGTCTCTACCGCCATGGCCGCTGGTGCCCTGCTCGCGCTCGCCGTCCCCGCCTTCGCCGGGGACAAGGCCTGTGACAAGGGGTGTCCGAAGGCGCAGGTGTCCGCCCAGAACAGCCCCATCGCCGCCACGCCCCGGGCCGACGCACCGTCGCTCGGAGCCCCCGACGCGCGGGTGACGGTGGAGGTCTGGTCGGACTTCCAGTGTCCCTTCTGCGCGAAGGGCGCCACCATCATCGACGGGCTGCGCGCGAAGTACGGCGAGCGGATTCGCATCGTCTTCCGTCACCAGCCGCTGCCCATGCACTCCCATGCGCGCCTCGCCGCCATCGCCACCATGGCCGCGCACGAGCAGGGCCGGTTCTGGGAGATGCACGACGTGCTCTTCAAGAACCAGCGGGAGTTGGACCGCGAGTCGCTGGAAGGGTACGCGCGGGAGCTGGGGCTGGACCTCGTCCGCTTCCGCAAGGCGCTCGACGGCGCCACGTGGGCCAACTACGTGGACGCAGAGGTGGTGGAGGCGCAGCGGCGTGGCATCGCCGGCACTCCCAGCTTCTTCATCAACGGCCAGGCGGTGATGGGCGCACGGCCGATGGAGGACTTCACCCAGCTCATCGACGCCGAGCTGGAGCGCTGA
- a CDS encoding alanyl-tRNA editing protein → MSTERLYYADPFLHRFTARVVAHGTWSGAPSVVLERTAFYPEAGGQMGDRGMLGGLPVRDVQVDDAGTVHHLLDVPAGAALPMPGTELAGEVDRARRRANMSLHTGQHMLSRALVDVAGAATVSSRLGETLCTIDTDQDTLDERQVAEAEARVNDIIDDDIPIRAFFPTPEELAALPLRRAPKVTDNIRVIQIGDFDVSPCGGTHCTRSGQVGMVRVLGVERYKGKGRVLFSAGPRARRELWEEAGTLRAMARAFTCGVAEVPVAVDKLRRELTEAREALGAVRARLAEHTAGELAATLEASADKRVVAVLDGAGPEQLRAVAARLTARPEAVVLLAGRLPEGMPVLIARGAGSTFGCGAFLKRAAEAAGGRGGGRPEHAEGRLPPGTDWPALAATLLG, encoded by the coding sequence ATGTCCACCGAGCGCCTCTACTACGCCGACCCCTTCCTCCACCGCTTCACCGCGCGCGTCGTCGCGCATGGCACCTGGAGCGGTGCGCCCTCCGTCGTCCTGGAGCGCACCGCCTTCTATCCGGAGGCCGGTGGGCAGATGGGCGACCGGGGGATGCTCGGCGGCCTGCCCGTGCGGGACGTGCAGGTGGACGACGCCGGCACCGTCCACCACCTGCTGGACGTCCCCGCGGGCGCCGCGCTCCCCATGCCCGGCACCGAGCTGGCGGGCGAGGTGGACCGGGCCCGCCGCCGCGCCAACATGTCGCTGCACACCGGTCAGCACATGCTGTCGCGCGCGCTGGTGGACGTCGCGGGGGCCGCCACCGTGTCCTCACGCCTGGGCGAGACGCTGTGCACCATCGACACGGACCAGGACACCCTGGACGAGCGGCAGGTGGCCGAGGCCGAAGCCCGGGTGAATGACATCATCGATGACGACATCCCCATCCGCGCCTTCTTCCCCACGCCGGAGGAACTGGCCGCGCTGCCGCTGCGCCGCGCCCCCAAGGTGACGGACAACATCCGCGTCATCCAGATTGGCGACTTCGACGTGTCCCCTTGCGGAGGCACGCACTGCACGCGCTCCGGCCAGGTGGGCATGGTGCGGGTGCTGGGCGTGGAGCGCTACAAGGGCAAGGGCCGCGTCCTCTTCTCCGCGGGCCCCCGCGCCCGGCGCGAGCTGTGGGAGGAGGCCGGCACGCTGCGCGCCATGGCCCGGGCCTTCACCTGCGGCGTGGCGGAGGTGCCGGTGGCGGTGGACAAGCTGCGCCGCGAGCTGACCGAGGCCCGCGAGGCGCTCGGCGCCGTGCGCGCACGCCTGGCCGAGCACACCGCCGGGGAGCTCGCCGCCACCCTGGAGGCCTCCGCGGACAAGCGCGTGGTGGCGGTGCTCGACGGCGCCGGGCCCGAGCAGCTGCGCGCCGTGGCCGCGCGCCTCACGGCCCGACCGGAGGCGGTGGTGCTGCTCGCCGGCCGGCTTCCCGAGGGCATGCCCGTCCTCATTGCCCGTGGCGCTGGCTCCACCTTCGGGTGCGGTGCCTTCCTCAAGCGGGCCGCCGAGGCCGCCGGAGGCCGGGGCGGAGGCCGCCCGGAGCACGCCGAGGGACGCCTCCCGCCCGGCACGGACTGGCCCGCCCTCGCGGCCACGCTCCTGGGCTGA
- a CDS encoding RNA polymerase sigma factor — translation MMGVGGGATMDDVQHRQFEDFARARRPGLLRVARRLCAGGGTDPEDLVQETLERAYRHFDRLVGENAGAVSVWLSTTLSNRFLDHCRRRRTEVLGAPALRVVQGDATGEPVPVERWEQVTRDDFLRAIDQLRPTHLRDAYRLHASGLRYRAIAQQLRAPEGTVGRWLSEARQALRELLTPGETPREGRAGS, via the coding sequence ATGATGGGAGTAGGGGGCGGCGCGACGATGGATGACGTGCAGCACCGCCAGTTCGAGGACTTCGCGCGTGCTCGGCGCCCGGGCCTGTTGAGGGTTGCCCGGAGACTGTGCGCGGGAGGAGGCACCGACCCGGAGGACCTCGTGCAGGAGACGCTGGAGCGCGCGTACCGCCACTTCGACCGGCTGGTGGGGGAGAACGCGGGGGCGGTGAGCGTGTGGCTGAGCACCACGCTGAGCAACCGCTTCCTGGACCACTGCCGCCGGCGGCGCACCGAGGTGCTCGGAGCGCCAGCGCTGCGCGTGGTGCAGGGGGATGCGACGGGCGAGCCGGTGCCCGTGGAACGGTGGGAGCAGGTGACGAGGGACGACTTCCTGCGAGCCATCGACCAGCTTCGTCCGACGCACCTGAGGGATGCGTACCGACTGCATGCCTCGGGGTTGCGCTACCGGGCCATTGCCCAGCAGCTTCGCGCGCCCGAGGGGACGGTGGGCCGGTGGCTCTCCGAAGCCCGTCAGGCCCTGAGGGAGCTGCTGACGCCGGGTGAGACGCCGCGCGAAGGCAGGGCCGGGTCATGA